The DNA segment TCTGGGTATACATAGAGTATAATCTAATTAAGGAGGATTGAGCAATGAAAGCAAGATATCAGTACAGATTTTATCCAACAGACCAGCAGCAACAGAGTTTAGCTCGACTGTTTGGCTGTGTGCGAGTGGTCTGGAATGATGCCCTTGCAATCTGCAAACAATCTGAAAAGAAGCCTAAATCTGCTGAACTCCAGAAGCAAGTTATCACTCAGGCTAAAAAGACAGAAGAGCGTGCTTGGTTATCTGAAGTCTCAGTCGTCCCATTACAGCAATCCGTCGCGGATTTGGAAGCGGCATTTAAAAACTTTTTTGATTCCTGCAAAGGTAAACAGAAAGGGCGCAAGGTCGGTTATCCCAGATTTAAGAAGCGCACCGGACATTCTGAGGTTTCCTCAGAATATGCCCGGAGCAAGAAGCGCACATCCAGTCAGACCGCCAGACTAACTCGCAGGGGATTCTCCTTTAGGGGGGAGGGAATTTATCTTGCAAAGATAGGTATTGTCAAGCCTGTCTGGTCAAGAGAATTGCCTTCAAATCCTAGTTCTGTAACTGTCATTAAGGACTGCGCTAACCGCTATTTCCTAAGTTTTGTAGTAGAAGTAGAACCTGTTCAAGCCAACGCCAAAAACCAAAGCATTGGTATTGATTTAGGTGTCAAAACTTTTGCTGTGATGAGTAACGGCGAGAAGGCGTTTAGCCCTTCTTATAAAGCGCTAGATCGTAGAGTGCGTAAACT comes from the Lusitaniella coriacea LEGE 07157 genome and includes:
- a CDS encoding RNA-guided endonuclease InsQ/TnpB family protein; translated protein: MKARYQYRFYPTDQQQQSLARLFGCVRVVWNDALAICKQSEKKPKSAELQKQVITQAKKTEERAWLSEVSVVPLQQSVADLEAAFKNFFDSCKGKQKGRKVGYPRFKKRTGHSEVSSEYARSKKRTSSQTARLTRRGFSFRGEGIYLAKIGIVKPVWSRELPSNPSSVTVIKDCANRYFLSFVVEVEPVQANAKNQSIGIDLGVKTFAVMSNGEKAFSPSYKALDRRVRKLQQKLARQQRGSNRRRKTRIQIAKLHNKIADTRKDFLHKLSTKIVSENQTIVLEDLNVSGMVKNRKLSRAISQQGWREFRVLVESKSEKYGRKFVVISRWEPTSQICSDCGYKWGKIDLSVRSVLCLNCGTEHDRDENASINIEKVGMGHRHDSKCTSRQSKTTSVASVDEA